From the Synergistaceae bacterium genome, one window contains:
- a CDS encoding phosphatidylglycerophosphatase A, which yields MKNYPFYVWIASLFGLGFIPSGMPGTVSSFAACVVSAFVDVPLWAIIAISIIGVWATDKSEKFFNRKDPSFLNIDEVPGMWITIYLLPKSFIIPGFFLFRLIDILKPWPVSAMEKLPGGWGIMADDILGGVMGNIILQVINAYLYNSGWVYGLIQAMK from the coding sequence ATGAAGAATTACCCTTTTTATGTATGGATTGCAAGTTTATTCGGACTGGGCTTTATTCCGTCGGGAATGCCGGGGACTGTGAGTTCATTTGCTGCGTGCGTTGTGAGTGCCTTTGTTGATGTTCCGTTATGGGCAATTATAGCAATAAGCATTATAGGAGTATGGGCGACTGATAAATCAGAAAAATTTTTCAACCGCAAAGATCCGAGCTTCCTAAATATTGACGAAGTGCCGGGAATGTGGATAACTATTTATTTGCTGCCGAAAAGTTTTATAATTCCTGGATTCTTTCTGTTCAGGTTGATTGATATTCTAAAGCCTTGGCCGGTCTCAGCGATGGAAAAATTACCCGGAGGCTGGGGAATAATGGCCGATGATATTTTAGGGGGAGTCATGGGAAATATAATATTGCAGGTCATTAACGCATATTTATACAATAGCGGCTGGGTTTATGGATTGATTCAAGCGATGAAATAA